The following is a genomic window from Chloroflexota bacterium.
GCGAACTGCTCGCCGACGAAGCCCGCGACGAACCTCCCGCCGCGAATCTCCCCTCGGGCCTCGAGTCGGCGGAAGATCCCCAGAAGAACGCGCCACGGCGGGGCCTGCGTTTCCCGGGCCAGAAGATCGCGAAACACGACACCCCAGCGGCGAAGGAGCTGGCGCGCGAACCACTCCGCGCGCTCCCCATCGTTGGGCGGCTCGCCCTCGTCGCCCCAGAGAGACCATCGACCGACGGGCATCGCGCGGCTCGGCGCGCGCCCGCCGCGAAGCGCGCGCAGGTGCCGCGCTGGCGCACGCCGCTTCGTTTCGGGCAGCAGGAGCGCACGCAGTCCTGCCACCCCGTCGCCCGTCGCAAGCCCGCTGGCGACGAGCTCCCACAGCGCCTCTTCCACCACGGAGGGAAGACGGCCGGTGCCGCGCGCCACGTCGCCGAGGAATGAGGCGCCACGGCGCATCAGATAGCGCGCAACATCCTGCGCCGCCGGAGAGACGTGCTGGATCGCCTCATCCCGGGACGAAGTCCCGGCGAGGAGAAACGGAAGGTCGTCGCGCAGCAGGAACGCGACCGGCGCCTGCCGCCCCGGCGCCGATTTCCGTCGCCGCGCGCCGTTCGCGCCGCCCTCTTCATCGAGCGTCGGTCCCGGCCGACTCGAGAGCCGGCCCCACGCGACGACGCCGGCGAGGCAGAGCTGCTCCAGGTCGGCGGGGTCGTAGCTGGAGACGCGAGCGGGCAGCACGTCCTGTTCCCACGACGGCGCCGGCAGCTCGAGTCCCTGGAGCTGGCCGACCACGGCCGCGAGCCCCTCGCGCCCGTGGACCTGCGTCCCGGTGGCGACGTGCTGCCACTGCAAGAGGAATCGGATGAACTCGGCGACGGTGACGGGCTGGATCTCCTGCCGCAGGCGGCCGAGGGTGAGGCGATGGATCCGCGCCAGGAGCCGCCGCTCGCACCACTCGGTCTCTCCGGCCACGCCGTTTGCGGTGAACTGGCCGCGGAGGACCATGCCACTCCCCTCGAGCGCCGCGAGCGCCATCTCGATGAGACCGAGCCGGAGGCCGGTTCGCTCCGCCAGAGCTGAGGCGCTCGTCGGTCCAAGCACCTCCAGCCAGCCCTGCACCACCTGGCGGGCGGCGGCGTCCTCGTCGGGCTGGGGGGCGCCGGCGGGCTCTTCGATGACGGGCTGGAGGGAGAGCGGGCCGAGGGCCGAGGTTGCGACGGATAGGCGCTCGGCGGCGACGAGCCAGCGTTCCCCGCCTCCCTCGCCGTCCCCCGCCAGGGGGGAGGGAACAGCGGGCGCGCCCGGGCGCGCGGCCACCGTGGCGCGCCGATCGGCGATGAGGGCCCGGGCCCAAGGGTCCCAGTCGCCGATCTCCCGCACCGGAAGGATGCCCAGGTTGAGGAGCGCATCGTGGAGGTCATCGGCGTCGCGCACGTCCGGCCACGCCTGCGCCCGCACCGTCGCGATCGCCTCCGGATCCAATGCGCCGATGCCGCTCGCCAGGTCAGGGTCCACGCGCCGAAGCGAGACGGCGCGCGCGCGTCGCTCCTCCAGCGGGGCGTCATCGAGAAACGCGTAGGGGTTCGCGTTCAGGATCTCGTGGGACATGGGCGAAGGCGCGGGCGTTTCCACGGCGCGAGCCTCGATCTCGCCCCGCTGGATCGCGTCCAGCACGTCGCGCAGCCCATCGATGTCCATCGCCTCGTGGAGGCAGTTGTCGATCGTCTCGTTCACGAGGGGGTGATCGGGTGGAGTGATGGGGCCCGCGGGCATATTGTCCTGGCAGGCGACCTGCGCCGGGAAGACGGCCGCGAGCAGGTCCTCCGCCCGCATGCGCTGGATGTTCATCGGCACGCGGCGGCCGCCCTGGTGCCGAAGCAGCGCCAGCGACCGGCCGGCGTTCCAGCGCCAACGGTTCGTGAACATGGGCGACTTCAGCGTGGCCTGGATCAGGTCCTGTTCCAGGGTGGCGGTCCGAACCATACCGAACACGCTCGCGAGGGGGAACGAGTGCCGCTCGCCCAGCGAGATGACGATGCCGTCATCGGTCGCCGCGGCCTGCAGCTCGAAATCGAAGGTCACGCAGAAGCGCTTGCGGAGCGCAAGGCCCCAGGCGCGGTTGATGCGCCCGCCGAAGGGAGCGTGCACGACGAGCTGCATCCCGCCAGCCTCGTCGAAGAATCGCTCCGCGACGATCGTTCGCTGGCTCGGGACCGCGCCCAGCATGCGCACGGTCTCGTCGACATAGTCCACGATCTGCTCGGCGCCGGCAGGATCGAGGTCCGTCTCCTCGACGACCCAATCGACGGCCCCCTTGCGATCGGGGAGTCGCCGCGCGACCTCCTCGCGGAGCGCCGACACCGACGCGGACATCTCGAGGGAGCGCGCCGGGGCCTCGCCAAACCAGAACGGGATGGTCGGTGGCGCGCCCTGGGCGTCCTCCACCCGGACGCGGCCCGCCTCGACGCGCCGAATGCGCCACGAGTGGTTTCCGAGCAAGAAGATGTCCCCCGCGAGGCTCTCGACCGCGAAGTCCTCGTGCACCTTGCCGACGAAGATGCCCGCCGGGTCCTCGATCACGTCGTAGTCGGCCACGTCCGGGATCGCGCCGCCGGAGGTGATGGCTGCGAGGCGCGCGCCGCGCCGAGGACGGATCACGCGGTGCACGCGATCGAGGTGCAGGTGCGCGGAGCGGCGGCCGCGCTCCGTCGCGATCCCCTCGCTCAACATCTCCAGCACTGCGTCGAAGTCGCGCCGGGGCAGGTTCCGATAAGGATGTGCGCGCCTGACGAGGTCGAAGAGATCGTCCTCCCCGATCGGTCCACTGGCGGCGATGGCCACCATCTGCTGGGCCAGGATGTCCAGCGCGTTCTCCGGAATCGACAGCCGGTCGAGCTCGCCCGCGCGCACGCCCCGGATCGCAGCCGCGCTCTGGAGGAGATCGTCGCGGGTCATCGGATACAGAATCCCGTGCGGGATCGCGCCCAGCCAGTGGCCGGAGCGACCGACGCGCTGGAGCAGCGTGGCGAAGAGCCGCGGGGCGCCGATGTGGCACACGAGGTCCACGTATCCGATGTCGATCCCCAGCTCGAGGGACGCGGTGGCGACCATGACCGGGACCGCGCCCGTCTTGAGCGCCTGCTCCGCCTTGAGGCGGGTCTCCCGCGAGAGACTCCCGTGGTGGGCGGCGACCCGCTCGTCGCCGAGGCGCTGACCCAGGGCGTGGGCGACCCGCTCGACCTGCCGCCGCGTGTTCACGAATACGAGGGTGGCGCGGTGCTCCTGGACCTCCCGCGCGATGCGGTCGTAGGTCTCGGCCCACAGCTCGTGACTCGCGATGGGACCCAGCTCCTGATCGGGGACGGCCACGGAGAGCCGCATGGGGCGCCGGTGGCCGACGTCCACGATGGCGCACCGCTGGCGAACGTCGTCGCGCGGCTCTCCCGGGCGGGGCGCGCCGACCAGGAGCGCGGCGACCTCCTCGATGGGGCGCTGGGTAGCGCTGAGCCCGATGCGCTGGACCGGCGCGCCCACCAGCGCGTCCAAGCGCTCGAGGGATATCGCCAGGTGCGACCCGCGCTTGTCACCGGCCACGGCGTGGATCTCGTCCACGATGACGGTCTTCGCGTCCGCGAGAAATGTTCGACTCCCTTCGGCGGTGAGGAGGATGAAGAAGGTCTCCGGCGTGGTGATCAGGATGTGGGGCGGCCTGCGAAGCATCCGCGATCGATCGACGGCCGGCGTGTCGCCGCTGCGCACCGCGACGCGAATCTCGGGCAGAGCGATCCCGCTTTCGGTCGCCGCGCGTCGAACGCCCTCGAGGGGATCGCGCAGGTTCTTCTCGATGTCGTTGCCGAGCGCCTTCAGCGGCGAGACGTAGACGACCTGGGTGCGATCAGCCAGATTGCCCGCGACCGCGCGCTCGACGAGGCGATTGATGGACCAGAGGAACGCGGCGAGGGTCTTCCCCGACCCGGTCGGCGCGGCGATCAGGGTGTGGCGGCCGGCCGCGATCGCGGCCCAGCCGTGGGCCTGGGGCTCGGTGGGGGCGCCGAAGCGCTCGGCGAACCAGCTCTGGACCAGGGGGTGGAACTGCACCGCGCGCAAATCGATCTATCGGTACTGGGTCACGACATCGATGAGGGCCGGCCGGCCGGCCTTTACCCGCTCGATGCCCCGGCGCACGGCCGCGCCGACGTCCCTGGGCTGGTCGATGGGGCCCTCGGCGTACCAGCCGAAGCCCTTGGCGATGGCGGCGAAATCGGGCGCCGGCTTGTCGATCTCCTGGCCCAGGTACGCCATGCGGACGTCGCGCTCGCGGACCTCGGCCATGCGGATCTGGTGCTCCCAGTCGTTGTAGTAGGCCCGGTTGTTGAACATGACCAGGAGGATCGGAATCTTGTCGTGCACGGCGATCCAGAGGGCGCCGACGTCGAACATGAGGTCGCCGTCGGTCTGGATCGCGGCCACCAGCTTGCCCGAGCCACGATTGGCGAGGGCGATGCCCAGGTTCATGCCGATCTGGGTCGCCGTGCCCAGGTCGTCGCCCGTGTGGCGGCCCCAGCGGTCCAGGTCCCAGTACATGTGCAGCGTGTCGCGAAGAGGGTTCATGCAAATGAGCCAATCCTCGCTCTGGAGCGCGTCGCGCACCTCCATCGAGAGGCGCGGCAGGCTGACCGGCGAGGCGTCCCAGTCGCGCTTGGCCTCGGTCGCCCAGCGGGCGCGGGTCTCATCGTGGAGCTTCCCCAGCTCTGTCGTTCGCGCGGAAATGCGACCGGCGGCGCCGCCATCGACCCGCTCCTTCACGAGGCGCGTGAGGGCCGGCAGCGTCGTGGCGGTGTCCCCGTGGATGAAGAGGTCGACCTCGGTGAACTTCTGGAACTCCTGACTCCAGCCGTTGGCCCGCATATCGCGAAAGCCGATGTCGATGATCTTGCAGCCGGCCGGGGTGATGGGCACCGTGCGCCGGGTGACCCGATTCAGCTCGGTGAGCGGGCCATGGAGATCGGAGACGTCGAGGGCGAGCACCACGTCCGCGCGGCGAAGCACGTCGCTGCCCCAGAGGCTGAGGGGGTGCACGTTCGGGAAGTTCTGGCGGCCGTGCCAGTCGACCACGCCCGCCCCAAGCGCCTCGGCCAGCTCCACCAGCGCGGCGTAGCCGGTCTGGGTGCGCCCCGTGTACTCGGTGAGGATGACGGGCATCTCGGCCTTCACCAGCATATCCGCCGCCTGCGCCAGCGCCGAGGGATCGCCCATGATGGGCGCGGGCGGCTGCGAGCGCTTCGGGTCCACCAGCTCCACCTCGTGGTCGAGGGGGTCCTCCTGGAGCGCGGCGTCGTAGCACAGGTACACGGGGCCCTGCGGGTGGGTCAGGGCGATCCGGTAGCCCCGGGCGAAGGAATCGGGCACGGCATCCACCGTGTAGGGCTGGTCATCCCAGCGAACGTAGTCCCGGACGGCGTTGCCCTGGACCAGCGCCGTGTGCGTCCAATCGATGTGCGGCCGCCTGCGCGTGGTGTCCATCGGCCCGGTGCCGCCCATGATAATGACCGGAGCCCGATCGAGGTGGGCGTAGTAGACCGCCATCGCGCCGTGGAGGAGCCCGACGACGTCGTGGAGAATGGCGACCATGGGGCGGCCGGTCGCGCGGCCATAGCCGTGGGCGATCTGAACGGCCAGCTCCTCGTGCGGGCAGGTAATGATGGCGGGATTGTTCTTGCCGTAGTTCACGATGGAGTCGTGGAGGCCGCGATAGCTCGATCCTGGGTTCAGGGACGCGTACGGGATGCCGAATCGCTGCATCATGTCCACGATAATGTCGGAGCCGAACTGGGCAGGCATGGATGCCTCCTCGACGAGACTGCGGACCCAATCGCGATAGTACCAGAAGCCGCCCGAGCGCTCGATGGCAGCGGGACGCGGGCGGGTGATGGGAGGCGGTCGCGCGCCGTCGCCGACCTTCGCACCGCGCCGCCTTGACGCCTCGGCGCGCCGCATCGCGGCTTCGCGGGCGCGTTGGGTCCTGTGGCCGACGCTGGCGGTTCTGGCGCTGTATGCGCTGATCTATGGGGTGTTCGCGGAACAGCTCATCGCCTATCCGTACGAGCTGGACCAAGGCGAGGGCTACGACGTGTGGAGCGCCTGGCTGCTTCGCCAGGGGCAGCTTCCGTATAGCGACAATGAGGTGTTCCCCTATTTTTCATCCAACTATCCCCCGGTCTGGAGCATGCTTGCCGCGGCGGTGACCACGGTCACCGGCCCGACGCTGGCGGCCGGCCGCGTCGTGTCCGCGGTCGCGGGGCTCGCGTGCGCGCTGGTCGTGGGGGTGGCTGCGGCGCGCCGCGCGGCGCGCGTTCCGCCGCCCCCGTCCCGGGGGAGGGTTGGGGAGGAGGCATTGCCTCCCCCTGAACGGGGAAGGGTCGAGGAGGCGGCGTTGCCTCCCCCTGAACGGGGGAGGGTCGGGGAGGGGGCGTTGGCCGGCGCCCTCGCCGCTGGCCTCTTCCTCGCCTCGCCCTACGTGTTCCACACGACGCCGCTCGCGCGCGTGAACAGCCTCGCGCTCCTCTTCGCCCTGATCGCGCTCCTGCTGGCCGAGGTCCCAACGATGGGGAGGATGGGGCTGTGCGTGCTGGCGCTGCTCGCGTCGCTCTTCACCAAGCCGACGGCCATCGACGCCGCGGCCGCGTGTGTCCTGTTCGCCATCGCCCTGCGGCCCTGGCGCGGGATCGGCGCGCTCGCGCTCCTGCTGCTCCTTGGGGGAGGGAT
Proteins encoded in this region:
- a CDS encoding DEAD/DEAH box helicase, producing the protein MQFHPLVQSWFAERFGAPTEPQAHGWAAIAAGRHTLIAAPTGSGKTLAAFLWSINRLVERAVAGNLADRTQVVYVSPLKALGNDIEKNLRDPLEGVRRAATESGIALPEIRVAVRSGDTPAVDRSRMLRRPPHILITTPETFFILLTAEGSRTFLADAKTVIVDEIHAVAGDKRGSHLAISLERLDALVGAPVQRIGLSATQRPIEEVAALLVGAPRPGEPRDDVRQRCAIVDVGHRRPMRLSVAVPDQELGPIASHELWAETYDRIAREVQEHRATLVFVNTRRQVERVAHALGQRLGDERVAAHHGSLSRETRLKAEQALKTGAVPVMVATASLELGIDIGYVDLVCHIGAPRLFATLLQRVGRSGHWLGAIPHGILYPMTRDDLLQSAAAIRGVRAGELDRLSIPENALDILAQQMVAIAASGPIGEDDLFDLVRRAHPYRNLPRRDFDAVLEMLSEGIATERGRRSAHLHLDRVHRVIRPRRGARLAAITSGGAIPDVADYDVIEDPAGIFVGKVHEDFAVESLAGDIFLLGNHSWRIRRVEAGRVRVEDAQGAPPTIPFWFGEAPARSLEMSASVSALREEVARRLPDRKGAVDWVVEETDLDPAGAEQIVDYVDETVRMLGAVPSQRTIVAERFFDEAGGMQLVVHAPFGGRINRAWGLALRKRFCVTFDFELQAAATDDGIVISLGERHSFPLASVFGMVRTATLEQDLIQATLKSPMFTNRWRWNAGRSLALLRHQGGRRVPMNIQRMRAEDLLAAVFPAQVACQDNMPAGPITPPDHPLVNETIDNCLHEAMDIDGLRDVLDAIQRGEIEARAVETPAPSPMSHEILNANPYAFLDDAPLEERRARAVSLRRVDPDLASGIGALDPEAIATVRAQAWPDVRDADDLHDALLNLGILPVREIGDWDPWARALIADRRATVAARPGAPAVPSPLAGDGEGGGERWLVAAERLSVATSALGPLSLQPVIEEPAGAPQPDEDAAARQVVQGWLEVLGPTSASALAERTGLRLGLIEMALAALEGSGMVLRGQFTANGVAGETEWCERRLLARIHRLTLGRLRQEIQPVTVAEFIRFLLQWQHVATGTQVHGREGLAAVVGQLQGLELPAPSWEQDVLPARVSSYDPADLEQLCLAGVVAWGRLSSRPGPTLDEEGGANGARRRKSAPGRQAPVAFLLRDDLPFLLAGTSSRDEAIQHVSPAAQDVARYLMRRGASFLGDVARGTGRLPSVVEEALWELVASGLATGDGVAGLRALLLPETKRRAPARHLRALRGGRAPSRAMPVGRWSLWGDEGEPPNDGERAEWFARQLLRRWGVVFRDLLARETQAPPWRVLLGIFRRLEARGEIRGGRFVAGFVGEQFA
- a CDS encoding thiamine pyrophosphate-binding protein, whose protein sequence is MPAQFGSDIIVDMMQRFGIPYASLNPGSSYRGLHDSIVNYGKNNPAIITCPHEELAVQIAHGYGRATGRPMVAILHDVVGLLHGAMAVYYAHLDRAPVIIMGGTGPMDTTRRRPHIDWTHTALVQGNAVRDYVRWDDQPYTVDAVPDSFARGYRIALTHPQGPVYLCYDAALQEDPLDHEVELVDPKRSQPPAPIMGDPSALAQAADMLVKAEMPVILTEYTGRTQTGYAALVELAEALGAGVVDWHGRQNFPNVHPLSLWGSDVLRRADVVLALDVSDLHGPLTELNRVTRRTVPITPAGCKIIDIGFRDMRANGWSQEFQKFTEVDLFIHGDTATTLPALTRLVKERVDGGAAGRISARTTELGKLHDETRARWATEAKRDWDASPVSLPRLSMEVRDALQSEDWLICMNPLRDTLHMYWDLDRWGRHTGDDLGTATQIGMNLGIALANRGSGKLVAAIQTDGDLMFDVGALWIAVHDKIPILLVMFNNRAYYNDWEHQIRMAEVRERDVRMAYLGQEIDKPAPDFAAIAKGFGWYAEGPIDQPRDVGAAVRRGIERVKAGRPALIDVVTQYR